The following proteins come from a genomic window of Streptomyces sp. Sge12:
- a CDS encoding F0F1 ATP synthase subunit delta, which produces MNGASREALASARERLDALTDNTSVDAAKLAGELAAVTALLDREVSLRRVLTDPAQSGEAKAELAGRLLGGQVGGETLDLVSGMVRSRWSQSRDLVDSLEELAATADLTAAQQGDALDNVEDEVFRFGRIVTSSTELRSALTDRAATASAKSELLRSLLGGKVNAVTERLVIRLVTHPRGRSLEAGLESLSKLAAERRDRMVATVTSAVPLSDVQKTRLGAVLAKLYGRQMHLNLDVDPEVLGGISVRVGDEVIDGTIADRLAEASRRMAG; this is translated from the coding sequence ATGAACGGAGCGAGCCGCGAGGCGCTGGCCTCCGCGCGCGAGCGTCTCGACGCGCTGACGGACAACACGTCCGTCGACGCGGCGAAGCTCGCCGGTGAGCTGGCTGCCGTCACTGCGCTGCTCGACCGTGAGGTCTCGCTGCGTCGGGTCCTCACCGACCCGGCGCAGTCCGGCGAGGCCAAGGCCGAGCTTGCCGGTCGGCTGCTCGGCGGCCAGGTCGGCGGGGAGACCCTCGACCTGGTGTCCGGCATGGTCCGGTCCCGCTGGTCGCAGTCCCGCGACCTGGTGGACTCGCTGGAGGAGCTGGCGGCCACCGCCGACCTCACGGCGGCCCAGCAGGGCGACGCGCTCGACAACGTCGAGGACGAGGTGTTCCGGTTCGGCCGGATCGTCACCTCGAGCACCGAGCTGCGTTCCGCGCTGACCGACCGTGCGGCGACCGCCTCCGCCAAGAGCGAGCTGCTGCGCAGCCTGCTCGGCGGCAAGGTGAACGCCGTCACCGAGCGCCTGGTGATCCGTCTTGTCACGCACCCGCGTGGACGTAGCCTGGAAGCGGGACTCGAGTCCCTTTCCAAGCTCGCCGCCGAGCGCCGTGACCGCATGGTCGCCACCGTGACCAGCGCGGTTCCGCTCAGCGACGTGCAGAAGACGCGTCTCGGCGCGGTGCTGGCCAAGCTGTACGGCCGCCAGATGCACCTGAACCTCGACGTGGACCCCGAGGTCCTCGGCGGGATCTCGGTGCGAGTCGGCGACGAGGTCATCGACGGCACCATCGCGGACCGCCTCGCCGAGGCGTCGCGCCGCATGGCCGGCTGA
- a CDS encoding F0F1 ATP synthase subunit B, whose protein sequence is MNLLVLAAEEPQNPLVPPIPELVIGLLAFVIVFGFLAKKLLPNINKVLEERREAIEGGIEKAESAQTEAQSVLEQYKAQLAEARHEAARLRQEALEQGTALKEELRAEGQRQREEIIAAGHAQIAADRKAASQALRQDVGKLATDLAGKLVGESLEDHARQSRTIDRFLSELEEKAEAAR, encoded by the coding sequence GTGAACCTCCTGGTTCTCGCGGCCGAGGAGCCTCAAAACCCCCTCGTCCCGCCGATCCCCGAGCTCGTCATCGGTCTGCTCGCCTTCGTCATCGTCTTCGGTTTCCTCGCGAAGAAGCTCCTCCCGAACATCAACAAGGTTCTGGAAGAGCGCCGCGAGGCCATCGAGGGCGGTATCGAGAAGGCGGAATCCGCCCAGACCGAGGCCCAGAGCGTCCTGGAGCAGTACAAGGCCCAGCTCGCCGAAGCCCGGCACGAGGCCGCGCGCCTGCGCCAGGAAGCGCTGGAGCAGGGCACTGCGCTCAAGGAAGAACTGCGCGCAGAGGGCCAGCGGCAGCGTGAGGAGATCATCGCTGCCGGCCACGCCCAGATCGCGGCGGACCGCAAGGCCGCTTCCCAGGCGCTGCGCCAGGACGTGGGCAAGCTCGCCACCGACCTGGCCGGAAAGCTCGTCGGCGAGTCCCTTGAGGACCACGCCCGGCAGAGCCGCACCATCGACCGTTTCCTCAGCGAGCTCGAGGAGAAGGCCGAGGCGGCCCGATGA
- the prmC gene encoding peptide chain release factor N(5)-glutamine methyltransferase, with translation MNLLLAEVAQATQRLAAAGVPSPRFDAEELAAFVHGVKRGELHHVKDADFDARYWEAVARREAREPLQHITGRAFFRYLELQVGPGVFVPRPETESVVDWAIHAVRAMDVVEPLIVDLCTGSGAIALAMAQEVPRSRVHAVELSEDALRWTRKNAEGSRVTVHQGDALSALPELDGQVDLVISNPPYIPLTEWEYVAPEARDHDPEMALFSGEDGLDTIRGIERTAHRLLRPGGIVVIEHADTQGGQVPWIFAEERGWADAADHPDLNNRPRFATARKALP, from the coding sequence GTGAACTTGCTGCTTGCCGAGGTGGCCCAGGCCACCCAGCGGCTGGCCGCCGCCGGCGTGCCCTCACCGCGCTTCGACGCGGAGGAGCTCGCCGCCTTCGTGCACGGCGTCAAACGGGGGGAACTGCACCACGTCAAGGACGCGGACTTCGACGCCCGCTACTGGGAGGCCGTCGCCCGCCGCGAGGCCCGCGAGCCGCTCCAGCACATCACCGGCCGCGCCTTCTTCCGGTACCTGGAGCTCCAGGTCGGGCCCGGGGTCTTCGTGCCCCGGCCCGAGACCGAATCGGTCGTGGACTGGGCCATACACGCCGTCCGCGCGATGGACGTCGTCGAGCCGCTGATCGTGGACCTGTGCACCGGCTCCGGCGCCATCGCACTGGCCATGGCCCAGGAGGTGCCGCGCTCGCGCGTGCACGCGGTCGAGCTGTCCGAGGACGCCCTGCGGTGGACCCGCAAGAACGCCGAGGGCTCCCGGGTCACCGTCCACCAGGGCGACGCCCTGAGCGCGCTGCCCGAGCTCGACGGCCAGGTCGACCTGGTCATCTCCAACCCGCCGTACATCCCGCTCACCGAGTGGGAGTACGTCGCCCCCGAGGCCCGCGACCACGATCCGGAGATGGCGCTCTTCTCCGGCGAGGACGGCCTCGACACCATCCGCGGCATCGAGCGCACCGCACACCGGCTGCTGCGGCCCGGCGGCATCGTCGTCATCGAGCACGCCGACACCCAGGGCGGCCAAGTGCCGTGGATCTTCGCCGAGGAGCGGGGCTGGGCCGACGCGGCCGACCACCCGGACCTCAACAACCGCCCGCGCTTCGCGACCGCCCGCAAGGCCCTGCCGTGA
- a CDS encoding arsenate reductase/protein-tyrosine-phosphatase family protein, translating into MSPEGRGIAGGYRPPVAGGSTFRILHVSTGNVCRSPITERLTRHALSHRLGGPVTGDLIVESAGTWGHEGAPMEANAAAVLADFGADASGFTGRELLDEHVIRADLVLTATRDHRAQVISMGHSAGLRTFTLKEFTRLVRAIDPATLPPLDDGMAERARALVRAAAALRGWLLAPSPDADEVYDPYGAPITFFRSIGDEINQALDPVVTALTGVTASR; encoded by the coding sequence GTGAGCCCTGAGGGGCGTGGCATAGCAGGGGGGTACCGCCCGCCGGTAGCCGGGGGAAGCACTTTCCGCATACTCCACGTCAGCACGGGGAACGTGTGCCGCTCGCCCATCACCGAGCGGCTGACGCGGCATGCCCTCTCGCACCGCCTCGGCGGCCCCGTCACCGGCGACCTCATCGTGGAGAGCGCCGGCACCTGGGGCCACGAGGGCGCCCCCATGGAGGCGAACGCGGCCGCCGTGCTGGCGGACTTCGGGGCCGACGCGTCCGGGTTCACCGGGCGGGAGCTGCTGGACGAGCACGTCATACGCGCGGACCTGGTGCTGACCGCGACCCGTGACCACCGGGCCCAGGTCATCTCGATGGGCCACTCGGCCGGTCTGCGCACCTTCACGCTGAAGGAGTTCACCCGCCTGGTCCGCGCGATAGACCCGGCCACGCTGCCGCCGCTGGACGACGGGATGGCGGAGCGGGCCCGCGCACTGGTCCGGGCCGCCGCGGCGCTGCGCGGCTGGCTGCTGGCGCCGTCGCCGGACGCGGACGAGGTGTACGACCCGTACGGGGCGCCCATCACCTTCTTCCGCTCGATCGGCGACGAGATCAACCAGGCGCTGGATCCGGTCGTGACCGCCCTGACGGGCGTGACGGCCTCGCGCTGA
- the glyA gene encoding serine hydroxymethyltransferase: protein MSVITQPTDLLRVQDPQMADVLAGERQRQADTLQLSAAENFTSTAVLAALGSALANKYAEGYPGARHHGGCEYADLAERTAVERAKALFGAEHANVQPHSGSSAVLAAYAALLRPGDTVLAMGLPYGGHLTHGSPANFSGRWFDFVGYGLDAKTGLIDYRQVQDLAHAHRPKAIVCGSISYSRHPEYSAFREIADEVGAYLIADAAHPIGLVAGGAAPSPVPYADIVCATTHKVLRGPRGGMVLCGAEYAERIDRAVFPFTQGGAQMHTIAAKAVAFGEAARPAFTTYAHRVVANARALTAALQERGFAITTGGTDTHLITADPAPLGVDGPTARGRLAAAGIVLDTCALPYGDQRGVRLGTAAVTTQGMGEAEMVRIATLFAAALDGDGAKTRTEVGELTMEFPPYGV, encoded by the coding sequence ATGAGCGTCATCACCCAGCCCACGGACCTGCTGCGCGTGCAGGACCCGCAGATGGCCGACGTACTGGCCGGGGAGCGGCAGCGGCAGGCCGACACGTTGCAGCTGAGCGCCGCCGAGAACTTCACCTCGACCGCCGTGCTCGCCGCGCTCGGGTCGGCGCTCGCCAACAAATACGCCGAGGGATACCCGGGCGCCCGCCACCACGGCGGGTGCGAGTACGCCGATCTGGCCGAGCGGACCGCCGTGGAGCGGGCCAAGGCGCTCTTCGGGGCCGAGCACGCGAACGTGCAGCCGCACTCCGGCTCCTCCGCCGTCCTCGCCGCGTACGCCGCCCTGCTGCGCCCCGGGGACACCGTGCTGGCGATGGGGCTCCCGTACGGGGGCCACCTCACCCACGGTTCTCCCGCCAACTTCTCGGGGCGGTGGTTCGACTTCGTCGGGTACGGGCTCGACGCCAAGACCGGCCTCATCGACTACCGGCAGGTGCAGGACCTCGCCCACGCCCACCGGCCCAAGGCGATCGTGTGCGGCTCGATCTCCTACTCCCGCCACCCCGAGTACTCGGCCTTCCGGGAGATCGCCGACGAGGTGGGGGCCTACCTCATCGCGGACGCCGCCCATCCGATCGGGCTGGTGGCCGGCGGGGCCGCGCCCAGTCCCGTCCCGTACGCCGACATCGTGTGCGCGACCACGCACAAGGTGCTGCGCGGTCCGCGCGGCGGCATGGTGCTGTGCGGGGCCGAATACGCCGAGCGCATCGACCGGGCGGTGTTCCCCTTCACCCAGGGCGGGGCCCAGATGCACACCATCGCCGCCAAGGCCGTGGCGTTCGGCGAGGCGGCCCGGCCGGCCTTCACCACGTACGCCCACCGGGTCGTCGCCAATGCCCGGGCCCTCACGGCGGCCCTCCAGGAGCGGGGCTTCGCCATCACCACGGGTGGTACCGACACGCACCTGATCACCGCCGATCCGGCGCCGCTGGGCGTGGACGGGCCGACCGCCCGCGGCCGGCTGGCGGCCGCCGGGATCGTGCTGGACACCTGCGCCCTCCCGTACGGGGACCAGCGCGGCGTCCGGCTGGGCACGGCCGCGGTGACCACCCAGGGGATGGGGGAGGCGGAGATGGTCCGGATCGCGACGTTGTTCGCCGCGGCGCTGGACGGGGATGGCGCGAAAACACGTACGGAGGTCGGCGAGCTCACGATGGAATTTCCCCCTTACGGGGTGTAA
- the atpA gene encoding F0F1 ATP synthase subunit alpha, producing the protein MAELTIRPEEIRDALENFVQSYQPDAASREEVGTVSVAGDGIAKVEGLPSAMANELLKFEDGTLGLALNLEEREIGAVVLGEFSGIEEGQPVQRTGEVLSVGVGEGYLGRVVDPLGNPIDGLGEIATEGRRALELQAPGVMVRKSVHEPMQTGYKAIDAMVPVGRGQRQLIIGDRQTGKTALAVDTIINQRDNWRSGDVNKQVRCIYVAIGQKGSTIASVRGALEDAGALEYTTIVAAPASDPAGFKYLAPYTGSAIGQHWMYAGKHVLIIFDDLSKQADAYRAVSLLLRRPPGREAYPGDVFYLHSRLLERCAKLSDDMGAGSMTGLPIVETKANDVSAFIPTNVISITDGQCFLESDLFNAGQRPALNVGISVSRVGGSAQHKAMKQVSGRLRLDLAQYRELEAFAAFGSDLDAASKASLERGKRLVELLKQGQYQPMPVEEQVVSVWAGTTGKMDDVPVADIRRFESELLEHLRRERKDLLTSIADGGKMSDDTLSSIADAIASFKRQFETSDGKLLGEDAPAVNVSK; encoded by the coding sequence ATGGCGGAGCTCACGATCCGGCCGGAGGAGATCCGGGACGCACTGGAGAACTTTGTCCAGTCGTACCAGCCGGACGCGGCCTCGCGCGAGGAGGTCGGAACGGTCAGCGTTGCCGGCGACGGCATCGCGAAGGTGGAGGGCCTGCCCTCCGCCATGGCGAACGAGCTGCTGAAGTTCGAGGACGGCACCCTCGGTCTCGCCCTCAACCTCGAGGAGCGCGAGATCGGTGCGGTCGTCCTCGGCGAGTTCAGCGGTATCGAGGAGGGCCAGCCGGTGCAGCGCACCGGTGAGGTGCTCTCCGTCGGCGTCGGCGAGGGTTACCTCGGCCGCGTCGTCGACCCGCTCGGCAACCCGATCGACGGTCTCGGCGAGATCGCGACCGAAGGCCGCCGCGCCCTCGAGCTGCAGGCCCCCGGCGTCATGGTCCGCAAGTCGGTCCACGAGCCGATGCAGACCGGCTACAAGGCCATCGACGCGATGGTCCCCGTCGGCCGCGGCCAGCGTCAGCTGATCATCGGCGACCGTCAGACGGGTAAGACCGCTCTGGCCGTCGACACGATCATCAACCAGCGCGACAACTGGCGCTCGGGCGACGTGAACAAGCAGGTTCGCTGCATCTACGTCGCCATCGGCCAGAAGGGCTCGACCATCGCGTCCGTTCGCGGCGCCCTGGAAGACGCCGGCGCGCTCGAGTACACGACGATCGTCGCCGCCCCGGCGTCCGACCCGGCCGGCTTCAAGTACCTGGCGCCGTACACCGGTTCCGCCATCGGCCAGCACTGGATGTACGCCGGCAAGCACGTCCTGATCATCTTCGACGACCTGTCGAAGCAGGCCGACGCCTACCGCGCCGTGTCGCTGCTGCTGCGCCGCCCGCCGGGCCGCGAGGCCTACCCGGGTGACGTCTTCTACCTGCACTCCCGTCTGCTGGAGCGCTGCGCGAAGCTGTCCGACGACATGGGTGCCGGTTCGATGACCGGTCTGCCGATCGTCGAGACCAAGGCGAACGACGTGTCGGCGTTCATCCCGACCAACGTCATCTCCATCACCGACGGCCAGTGCTTCCTGGAGTCCGACCTGTTCAACGCGGGCCAGCGCCCGGCGCTGAACGTCGGTATCTCGGTCTCCCGCGTCGGTGGCTCCGCCCAGCACAAGGCCATGAAGCAGGTTTCCGGCCGTCTGCGCCTGGACCTCGCCCAGTACCGCGAGCTGGAGGCGTTCGCCGCCTTCGGTTCCGACCTGGACGCCGCTTCGAAGGCTTCGCTGGAGCGCGGCAAGCGCCTGGTCGAGCTGCTGAAGCAGGGCCAGTACCAGCCGATGCCCGTCGAGGAGCAGGTCGTCTCCGTCTGGGCCGGCACCACCGGCAAGATGGACGACGTTCCGGTCGCCGACATCCGTCGCTTCGAGTCGGAGCTGCTGGAGCACCTGCGCCGCGAGCGCAAGGACCTCCTCACCTCCATCGCCGACGGCGGCAAGATGTCGGACGACACCCTGTCCTCCATCGCGGACGCCATCGCTTCCTTCAAGCGCCAGTTCGAGACCTCGGACGGCAAGCTCCTGGGCGAGGACGCACCGGCCGTCAACGTCTCCAAGTGA
- the rpmE gene encoding 50S ribosomal protein L31, which translates to MKRDVHPQYVETQVSCTCGASFTTRSTLTEGSIRAEVCSECHPFYTGKQKILDTGGRVARFEARFGKGAAKK; encoded by the coding sequence TTGAAGCGCGATGTTCACCCCCAGTACGTCGAGACCCAGGTCAGCTGCACCTGTGGCGCGTCGTTCACCACCCGTAGCACCCTGACCGAGGGCTCCATCCGGGCCGAGGTCTGCTCCGAGTGCCACCCGTTCTACACGGGCAAGCAGAAGATCCTCGACACCGGTGGCCGCGTGGCCCGCTTCGAGGCGCGCTTCGGCAAGGGTGCGGCCAAGAAGTAG
- a CDS encoding L-threonylcarbamoyladenylate synthase, with translation MARRYDCNDATDRKTGLREAASAVRRGELVVLPTDTLYGIGADAFSPEAVHDLLAAKGRGRGMPTPVLIGSPNTLHGLVTDFSEQAWELVDAFWPGALTLVAKHQPSLAWDLGDTGGTVAVRMPLHPVAIELLTEVGPMAVSSANLSGHPAPEDCDAAREMLGDSVSVYLDGGPTPGIQPSSIVDVTGKVPVLLREGALTADQLREVVPDLEVAP, from the coding sequence ATGGCCCGGCGATACGACTGCAACGACGCGACGGACCGTAAGACGGGTCTGCGTGAAGCCGCATCCGCCGTGCGCCGCGGAGAGCTCGTCGTGCTGCCCACCGACACCCTGTACGGGATCGGCGCGGACGCCTTCAGCCCGGAGGCCGTCCACGACCTGCTCGCCGCCAAGGGCCGGGGCCGCGGCATGCCCACCCCGGTGCTCATCGGCTCCCCGAACACCCTCCACGGCCTCGTCACGGACTTCTCCGAGCAGGCCTGGGAGCTCGTCGACGCCTTCTGGCCGGGCGCGCTGACGCTGGTCGCCAAGCACCAGCCGTCGCTGGCGTGGGACCTGGGCGACACCGGGGGCACCGTCGCCGTCCGCATGCCCCTGCACCCCGTCGCGATCGAGTTGCTGACCGAGGTCGGCCCGATGGCGGTGTCCTCGGCCAACCTGTCCGGGCACCCGGCGCCCGAGGACTGCGACGCCGCGCGCGAGATGCTCGGCGACTCCGTGTCCGTGTACCTGGACGGCGGCCCGACGCCCGGCATCCAGCCGTCGTCGATCGTCGACGTCACCGGGAAGGTTCCCGTCCTGCTCCGCGAGGGGGCACTCACCGCGGACCAGCTGCGGGAGGTCGTACCCGACCTCGAGGTCGCCCCGTGA
- the prfA gene encoding peptide chain release factor 1 produces the protein MFEAVEELVGEHADLEKKLADPSVHSDQANARKLNKRYAELTPIVATFRAWKQSAEDIETAKEFAADDPDFAAEAKELTAQREELTEKLRLLLVPRDPSDDKDVLLEVKAGAGGDESALFAGDLLRMYLRYAERVGWKTEIIDATESELGGYKDVQVSVRTKGGNGATEPGQGVWARLKYEGGVHRVQRVPATESQGRIHTSAAGVLVTPEAEEVEVEINMNDLRIDVYRSSGPGGQSVNTTDSAVRITHIPTGVVASCQNEKSQLQNKEQAMRILRSRLLAAAQEAAEQEASDVRRSQVRSVDRSEKIRTYNYPENRISDHRTGFKAYNLDQVLDGDLDAVIQACVDTDSAAKLAAAH, from the coding sequence ATGTTCGAAGCGGTCGAGGAATTGGTCGGCGAACACGCCGATCTTGAGAAGAAGCTCGCCGACCCTTCGGTCCACTCGGATCAGGCCAACGCGCGCAAGCTGAACAAGCGCTACGCGGAGCTGACCCCGATCGTCGCGACCTTCCGCGCCTGGAAGCAGTCCGCCGAGGACATCGAGACGGCCAAGGAGTTCGCGGCCGACGACCCCGACTTCGCTGCCGAGGCCAAGGAACTGACCGCACAGCGCGAGGAGCTCACCGAGAAGCTCCGCCTGCTGCTCGTTCCGCGCGACCCCAGCGACGACAAGGACGTGCTCCTGGAGGTCAAGGCGGGCGCCGGCGGCGACGAGTCCGCCCTGTTCGCCGGTGACCTGCTGCGCATGTACCTGCGCTACGCCGAGCGCGTGGGCTGGAAGACCGAGATCATCGACGCCACCGAGTCCGAGCTCGGCGGCTACAAGGACGTCCAGGTCTCCGTCCGCACCAAGGGCGGCAACGGCGCCACCGAGCCCGGCCAGGGCGTGTGGGCCCGCCTGAAGTACGAGGGCGGCGTGCACCGCGTCCAGCGGGTGCCGGCCACCGAGTCCCAGGGCCGCATCCACACCTCCGCCGCCGGCGTGCTCGTCACCCCGGAGGCCGAGGAGGTCGAGGTCGAGATCAACATGAACGACCTCCGCATCGACGTGTACCGCTCGTCCGGCCCCGGCGGCCAGTCCGTGAACACCACCGACTCGGCCGTGCGCATCACGCACATCCCGACCGGTGTGGTCGCCTCCTGCCAGAACGAGAAGAGCCAGCTCCAGAACAAGGAGCAGGCCATGCGCATCCTGCGCTCGCGGCTGCTGGCCGCCGCCCAGGAGGCCGCCGAGCAGGAGGCTTCGGACGTGCGCCGCAGCCAGGTGCGCTCCGTGGACCGTTCCGAGAAGATCCGTACGTACAACTACCCGGAAAACCGGATCTCGGACCACCGGACCGGTTTCAAGGCGTACAACTTGGACCAGGTGCTCGACGGTGACCTCGACGCGGTCATCCAGGCCTGCGTGGACACGGACTCCGCGGCCAAGCTCGCGGCCGCCCACTGA
- a CDS encoding MraY family glycosyltransferase, protein MGQPVREYLLTLCVTVAVTYLLTGPVRKFAIAAGAMPEIRARDVHREPTPRLGGIAMFGGLCAGLLVADHLTNLNGVFELSNEPRALLSGAALIWLIGVLDDKFEIDALIKLGAQMISAGVMVMQGLTILWIPVPFIGTVALTQWQGNLLTVALVVITINAVNFVDGLDGLAAGMVCIAAAAFFMYAYRIWFGYGIEAAAPATLFAAILMGMCLGFLPHNMHPARIFMGDSGSMLIGLVLAAAAISITGQVDPDALALYAQGERNATHAMLPVFIPLILPLTIIAIPMADLVLAIVRRTWKGQSPFAADRGHLHHRLLELGHSHSRAVLIMYFWSGLIAFGTVAYSVHSATMWIVLAIAALSAVGLILLLLPRFTPRAPRWAEGLVPPRYRHAERAAEAAAQDTSGLEPEPVRPIAAGVSGVNGATAVGPRSRFPDRRKAESTR, encoded by the coding sequence CTGGGGCAGCCCGTGCGTGAATATCTGCTGACGCTTTGCGTCACGGTCGCGGTGACCTACCTGCTGACCGGGCCCGTGCGGAAGTTCGCGATCGCGGCCGGGGCCATGCCGGAGATCCGCGCCCGCGACGTGCACCGCGAGCCCACGCCGCGGCTCGGCGGCATCGCGATGTTCGGTGGCCTGTGCGCGGGCCTGCTGGTCGCCGACCACCTGACGAACCTCAACGGCGTCTTCGAGCTGTCGAACGAACCACGGGCGCTGCTCTCCGGCGCCGCACTGATCTGGCTGATCGGTGTGCTCGACGACAAGTTCGAGATCGACGCCCTCATCAAGCTCGGCGCACAGATGATCTCCGCCGGCGTGATGGTGATGCAGGGCCTGACCATCCTGTGGATCCCGGTGCCCTTCATCGGCACGGTCGCGCTCACCCAGTGGCAGGGCAACCTGCTCACCGTGGCGCTCGTCGTGATCACCATCAACGCGGTGAACTTCGTCGACGGTCTCGACGGCCTCGCCGCCGGCATGGTCTGCATCGCCGCGGCCGCGTTCTTCATGTACGCGTACCGGATCTGGTTCGGCTACGGCATCGAGGCGGCGGCGCCCGCCACCCTCTTCGCCGCGATCCTGATGGGCATGTGCCTCGGCTTCCTGCCGCACAACATGCATCCCGCCCGGATCTTCATGGGCGACTCCGGCTCGATGCTCATCGGCCTGGTGCTCGCCGCCGCCGCCATCTCCATCACTGGTCAGGTGGACCCCGATGCCCTGGCCCTGTACGCCCAGGGCGAGCGCAACGCGACGCACGCGATGCTCCCGGTCTTCATCCCGCTGATCCTGCCCCTGACGATCATCGCGATCCCGATGGCCGACCTGGTCCTGGCCATTGTCCGGCGCACCTGGAAGGGCCAGTCGCCCTTCGCGGCCGACCGCGGGCACCTCCACCACCGGCTGCTGGAACTCGGGCACTCGCACAGCCGCGCGGTCCTGATCATGTACTTCTGGTCGGGCCTGATCGCCTTCGGCACGGTGGCCTACTCGGTGCACTCCGCCACGATGTGGATCGTGCTGGCGATCGCCGCGCTGAGTGCGGTGGGCCTGATCCTGCTGCTCCTGCCGCGCTTCACCCCGCGCGCCCCGCGCTGGGCGGAGGGTCTGGTTCCGCCGCGTTACCGCCACGCGGAACGGGCGGCCGAGGCCGCCGCACAGGACACCTCGGGCCTTGAGCCGGAGCCCGTGAGGCCCATTGCGGCGGGCGTCTCCGGCGTCAACGGAGCGACCGCCGTGGGCCCCCGTTCGCGCTTCCCCGACCGGCGTAAGGCTGAATCCACCCGCTGA
- the atpE gene encoding ATP synthase F0 subunit C: protein MSQTLAAVTGSLSSVGYGLAAIGPGVGVGIIFGNGTQALARQPEAAGLIRANQILGFAFCEALALIGLVMPFVYS, encoded by the coding sequence ATGTCCCAGACCCTTGCTGCCGTCACCGGTTCCCTCAGCTCCGTTGGCTACGGCCTCGCGGCGATCGGCCCCGGCGTCGGCGTCGGCATCATCTTCGGTAACGGCACCCAGGCGCTCGCCCGTCAGCCCGAAGCTGCCGGTCTGATCCGCGCCAACCAGATCCTCGGCTTCGCCTTCTGTGAGGCGCTCGCCCTCATCGGTCTGGTCATGCCGTTCGTCTACAGCTGA
- the atpB gene encoding F0F1 ATP synthase subunit A, whose translation MTLAFEINCHFEDGTGCGFPGPTLYSFLFKPIFGDDSGLYFNKTMLLALLGSIIIVGFFWAAFRKPKVVPGKLQMVAEAGYDFVRRGIVYETLGKKEGEKYVPFMVATFFFVWMMNLWSIVPLAQFPVTAVIAYPAGLALVIYVMWMSVTFKRHGFVGGFKNITGYDKSLGPVLPMVMIIEFFSNVLVRPFTHAVRLFANMFAGHTLLLLFTIASWYLLNGIGIAYAGVSFVMVIVMTAFELFIQAVQAYVFVLLACSFLQGALAEHH comes from the coding sequence ATGACGCTCGCCTTCGAGATCAATTGTCATTTCGAAGACGGCACTGGCTGCGGCTTCCCGGGCCCGACCCTGTACTCGTTCCTGTTCAAGCCGATCTTCGGTGACGACAGCGGCCTGTACTTCAACAAGACGATGCTGCTGGCCCTGCTGGGCTCGATCATCATCGTCGGCTTCTTCTGGGCTGCGTTCCGGAAGCCGAAGGTCGTCCCGGGCAAGCTGCAGATGGTCGCCGAGGCCGGCTACGACTTCGTGCGCCGCGGCATCGTCTACGAGACGCTGGGCAAGAAGGAGGGCGAGAAGTACGTCCCCTTCATGGTCGCGACGTTCTTCTTCGTCTGGATGATGAACCTCTGGTCCATCGTTCCGCTCGCCCAGTTCCCGGTGACCGCGGTCATCGCGTACCCGGCCGGCCTGGCCCTCGTCATCTACGTCATGTGGATGTCGGTGACCTTCAAGCGCCACGGCTTCGTCGGCGGCTTCAAGAACATCACGGGCTACGACAAGTCGCTCGGCCCGGTCCTGCCGATGGTCATGATCATCGAGTTCTTCTCGAACGTGCTGGTCCGCCCCTTCACCCACGCGGTCCGACTGTTCGCGAACATGTTCGCCGGTCACACCCTGCTGCTGCTGTTCACCATCGCCAGCTGGTACCTGCTGAACGGGATCGGCATCGCCTACGCGGGCGTCTCGTTCGTCATGGTCATCGTGATGACCGCGTTCGAACTCTTCATCCAGGCTGTCCAGGCCTACGTCTTCGTGCTCCTGGCCTGCAGCTTCCTGCAGGGCGCGCTCGCCGAGCACCACTGA